The Xiphophorus hellerii strain 12219 chromosome 7, Xiphophorus_hellerii-4.1, whole genome shotgun sequence nucleotide sequence GTTTTTCcattatataaaaacagaaaaacggTAGAAAGATTGCTTTCTGCGACAGACACATGAGAAGTTAAAAGCTAAGCACACAATTAAGGATAATATCCAATATCTCTTCTTTACTGTTCAATATTAATAGAAGTAGAATGTTGTATAGTCTACCAGGAAAGGATGTGAGGTCCAAAAAGGATGAAGCAGAATATGTACGATTTACTTTCAAGCAGAGATgttctgatgtttctgttgtttatctGAACTGCCAACGCTCATGTATAAACAGCTGTTTGTACTGTTCAGAAAGCAGCCGAAGCTCCAGTcattcaattttaaaacattcaaagatctaagtttgtaaaaaattacaaacaactttttctccatattttgtCTGAACACGACTAAAGAAAAACCAAATTGAAATATCTTATGACTTAACAGCAAGTAAAACATAGCATAAACTGCAGTTTATGCAGTTTATGCAATTCCGTTTTCAACAAACGGAACTGCAAGAAAAATCGTCACCAAGTTGTGATTTAACTGAATATTTCTCTACATATCTATCCAAATACATGCTCAACAAATCTGAAACCCTTTCAGTTGTGACACCAGTGAAGTAATTTTCCTGACAGTGTTATTTTAATGAATATACAAGCCACTGATTTTATTAAGGTACCAGATGAAGATCGACAAGCTCGTCTGCAATGACCTGGATCGTATGAGAGACCAAAAAATACTGACTGGGACTCTAAAGATTCACCTGAAACTCTTGTGTTTGAAAAGACTACAAGCATGcttcctaaaataaaacataacaaaaacaacaaacaaaaaaagacgtACCAACTTCTCATTTGCGAATGAAGCGATGACAATCAGTAAGCCAGAGTCTGAGAGTCTCAAGTGTTcaatttgaaataattcaatCAGCCATCTGTGACCATGAGAAACCTCAGAATACGCTCAACGATTGTTCGGTGTCTGTTCTGAAACAGATTATAAGCTAAATGTGATCGGCAGTGAACTAGATGACAacctctgtgtttttttaaaccaggCTTTTCGAGCAAGTAAGGAAGTAAACAGACCGACGGATCGCGAGTCGTTCTCTCAGAGCTGTGGAGAATAGAGGAGGGGGTTAAAGCTGGGAGCGGCTTGTGCGTATCATCCTAAGTGCAACAAAACATTGTGGGATTGACTGAGatgtggaaacaacaaagaGCAGGTAGAAAGTAGTTTGCTCGAAGTGAGAGCCGTTCAGAGTCTTGCCACCAGGAAAGACGACTGAGATGAAGGTGGACGCATCTGGAGACGTCGGTCCTACTGTCGGTGAGtggggtggaggtggaggaaagGGGTGGAGGTCTCTGAGGGGCGACAGGGAGAAGAGGGGCTTCCTTAGATGGGCAGCTGGAAGGTGATGTCCACTTGAGCTTCTTTTGCCAAGGAAACGATTTCAGAAAGCTTTACAACCTGCAAACAGAAGAACAGAGGCGATCAGTGCTCACTATGgtgaacactgtaaaaacacaaagtcttaccaagtatctttggtctagtttctaatagTACACTTCTAACTAACttagaaataacttttcagaagcttgttttcagtcaataacTCTTGAATATagagttttaaaaagttctagaTCCActgcagataatttcacttataaacagacattctttcctgttttaagtgaaaaacaTCTGCCAGTTGAATTAGTACTTGTTGGATACGCATCTAAAAATTACTGACTGAAAACAAGATtacttggtcagattttgtgtttttgcagtggacAGCTTTGACTGTTTTATACTTTGTCAGGCAGAAAGTTAAGATGTTactaaaataaactcaaaggaTTCTGCACACGCACAAGGATTTTAATAAACCTTCATTCAAGTTCAAgaagaaaattgaaaattttCTATGACCTAAGAGAAACATGCGGAAATGTAAAGCCACACTTCCAGGTGAGATCCGACTGCCGACCCTCAACACCTCCATCACCTGACTCTTCTCCTCAGAACTCGCCCTCCTTCCTCAGGCAGCTGCCGTTTCCTCTCTTGGTTTCTAGCGGGAACGTCCGGGTCAAACGAACAAAGACACAGCCAagtgtgtgtaagtgtgtgtttttaccATCTTTGCAGCTTCGTCCAGGTCGTCACAGGCCAGGATTTTCAGAGGGCTGGAAGCGATCAGAGCTTTGGCGTCGTCCACTCTCGTTCCTGGAGATAAATTACAGAGAAGCTGTTAACCGGTGTCACCTGATGAATCGACACACATGCTGCTTTCAGTCAGCTACCCTAGACAGAACTGAGAGAAATCTTCTGGTTGCCGgacaattttcagattaaagaaCCTGGCAGCTGATCAGTGAATGCAGCATGTTCAACAACAGCATTCTCTGGTGTGAATGCTGCAACTGAGAAAAGAGAGTTTTGTCAGTGGTTTCATAGGCTTTGATTCTGAGCTTTCTCCATTTcctatttttgtagttttgctcATTTTGTAAACAGAAATATCCCCTCTGCTCCaaacataatatttaacaaCCGCACtatgacaaaaaatacaattttgaacCCCTGCACCCTGCTGCTGTCACCATCTGAGTCCATCTGACCCGTCAAAAGTGAAGCATAACTAACTTTAAAGGATTTCTTTGGTCCAAGACGGACACTAGCACAATCTTTACTGCTGGTGAATTCTGTATGCAATTCACTCTTTGAAGCCAGATTAAAGgcagactttaaaaatgtgctaaagGTCATATTTTAGTGTCTATTTTCTTACTGCAAAAATTCAAAACTAAATGTACTCTAAACAttcttgaaatataaaaaaaaacaaaaatattttaataaaattacttcTAACATGAATAGCATTACacttaaatgaaaacatattcaCATCATTATCGCACAGCAgtaaaaacagcagattttcCAAACTAATTCCTCATATATGTGCAGCCAGTCTTGAGACGTGTTAGCgcctcaaatgtttttttaattgcaatCGGTTTTACTCACTGAAAGCTCTCTCCCCACCACCAGCAGTCACAGGTAAAGtacaaaatacacacaaagcaaTGCAGACTGCTCAAAAATGCtgtgttgttgcattttgttcaCTTCATTTAGGAGAACATCAGGACACAAGTTAGGAGGGAAAGTGGCAGCAGATATCTGTAACTTACAGCAAGCTAAGGTAGGACAGTCGCTGTTCAAACCGCCCGGCCTCCAGTCCAGGCAGGAGGCTGTTTTACCATCACATTATAAAAACTGCTTTCATTTCTGTCAGTAACAACTATTTCAGGATTGTTGTATAATTGTAAAAAGAGCAAACAGACAAGAGAAATCATCTTACACTCCCTGGAAtgatgctaactagcctagcatgTCACTGAACAGTGTCGCTCACCTCTTTCACTGGGACAGGGGGGAGTTAGGCTGGTATGTGCTGCTGACTCTGACACATCTGTTGTCAAGTGTGGTAAAAAGTACAGGGACAAGTTACATAGATAGATATCTGgataaatattttccttcacTGAATAAATCCTGGTGAAACGGAGGCTAACGCTAGTCTGTAGCTGAGCTAACTAAGCTAATAGGTGGATATTGACGCGCTAGTGTACCCACCTCTCGGAGAAAACCTGGGTTACAAACAGACAACCTTCCTTTTAtatgtcttgtttttcttttctcttctttgaaaactttattatttttcttaacagCATAGTAACTGTCAGTCGTTCTTGTGTTTGACTGCTGATCACTGTCACTGTGAAGTCCGCAGAGAAGGAACAAACCATTTTATGCAGATACAGTAGGTGTTCAGTAAATATGGATGTTATCTGGAAGCCATAACATTTAGTTTGTAATaccaaaattacatttaaaaaaaatatatatttatgcctggaggaggagcttcgtcctcgaaggcggagctaggtaaacacaggcattttgcacagctgtatggttgccacgggagattaaaggatttctcaaacctgcatgaaagaatcaaagcaacactccaggtgtttTTGATTAGGGAATAACTACATAACATAAAGCTTAAAAAGTCAACCTTGCGTAATACCCCTTTTAAAATTCACTGAGAACTTAGATTTGAGGATATTTGATGGACAAATAAATTCAGATGCTGTTCTCCAAAGCCAGAGTTTCCTTCCTGACATCACAGCagagcaaatatatatatttagcagACAGCCACCCTATACACTGTGTTcttttctacatgtttttcACAGAAACCTTCAGAGGAAGTCGGCTAAGAACATCTTCTTCACATGATTACTCCAGGAATAAATTCCTTGCCCCGTTTCTAAGGACAGGCTAGACACACGACAGAGGAGTCTAAATTACAGAGCCTCGATTTGCTTATTTATCTCAAAGCTCATGACAATAGATGAGGATTATAATGAGATTAGCTAATGAAAATCTTCACTCCCTCTTCACCATAACAATCAAACTCGAGACCCCCAGTCACTGCTGATGGCGCCTGTTGAGCTCTGATTATGGAAATATAAATCATCAGAGGGAAGTTTTCATGCTGCAGAAACCCTTCAGCCGTCTCGCTCTTTGTGTGCCGCTCAGCATCATTAGCTTCCCCTTTCTTTGTGGCTATGAGCGTGGCGCACCTTGTAACCGTACTACGATGGGGATTTTGAGATCCAGGTCTCTCACAGCCATGATGATGCCCTGGGCGATGACATCACACCTCATGATGCCTCCAAAGATGTTGACCAGGATGGCCTGAACCTGAGTAACAAAAGACACAGTGAATTTTAAACAGAACAATATTTAGGCTACACaagttaagaaaataaagtacaaacaaatttaaacGGTTTCCCCAAAACTTCCTTgaccttaaaaatgtttttttttttttttctgttcaatatTTGGATATTAGGACAAATCCTGAAGCATCGCAGTCAGTAAAATGTTTGTCCCGGAGTTTGTCCAGGTTACAACATGGAGCTGGATTTCTTACTTTCTGGTCTGAAGTGATGAGTTTGAACGCCTCCGTCACTTGATGGGCTGTGGCCCCGCCTCCTACGTCCAGGAAGTTGGCTGGTGTGCCGCCGTGGAGCTTGATGATGTCCATGGTGGCCATAGCCAGACCAGCACCGTTAACTGGAGAGCATGAATTGGTTTGATTAGCTGACATTATAAAGGTAATTTATGTCCAGAATATGCTCCTCTTACTTTCATTGAACACTCTTCAGTGTAGCTGTtattaaagaaagaagaagTTTCACTACTTTCCCAATATCAGTGAGATATTCAACATCACGTCAGAGGAAGTAGACATGCAGGAGGCTATTTAAAAAGGAAGCTGTATTTCTATGATATTTCAAGAGATCCCTGcagctttttaattttgtagatCACAGGAAGTATGTCCAGtgttctgcagattttctttcctttatccTTTTGAGCTTTAACTTGTGCAGCCAAATCTCAAAAATTAGGTCAGGATCTACATAGGAAGAGCTATTTTAATAATAGCTAGTGCTAACCACTAGGGAGCACCGAttgcaatttgttttttatctgaaaagttGATGAAGTCGTCTGATAGCAGATCTATCGGCTGATCTATAGATCAGCAATACGATAACAATACGATAATGAGACAGTGTCTGTTAACTTGTGataattttctatttctatttctctttaaaatattagtGAACTGTTAGTGCACCTCGACACGACGTAATGccaaataatattaataatcaatGACAGCTCACCATAAGAGGGTtagaaaaaaagccatttgAATGCTCATCTtacattattataattattaaagtGAAATTGGAATTGGTTATATTGAGTTACAACAAGAAAGGCTGTAATAAAACCAGAAGATCACAAACTGACCACTCAAGTAAAGGACTTCcttcattttagaaataatcatttgaaaaaaatacgaTCACTTGATGAAAAAACCAGAGTCTGAATGACTTCACTTAATACATCTGTGAACGTTTACTTTGAAACACTTAAATGGAGACGTATTAAAAAGTACAAGACCCCagctttacacacacacacaaaaaaagagctAAACTAAATCGCACTGACCCAGACAGCCGATGGTCCCGTCCAGACCAATGTAGTTGAGGTCAGCCGTGGCAGCCTGTTGGTCCCGGGGGTCCTCCTGGCTCCAGTCCCTCATATCAAACACCTTCTTCTGGCGATACGCTGCGTTGGCATCAAAGTTGATTTTTGCGTCCATGCACATCACTGTTCACACAAACAAGCATGTTAGGACCAGAGGAAGTTTAACTTtaatttcattctttaaaatgaACTTAAAATTGTTTGACTGCACTTGATGCTTTGAGGAACTTAAAGCTTTGGAGGGATGAAAATATCGGAATTGGGTCGTTAGGACTGCAGTAAAAAAGTCTGATATATTCGCCCCATGTGTGAACGTAAACAAAATACTCTAAGGGATTTTAGGCGAGTAACGTTGGAAGACTAGAGAGGCAGCAGTCAACTGGTCAATGTTCAAAATTGACCGATCTTTTTCTGGATCGGCTTTGACCCGCGAGTCAAATGCTAAAaaattttagttgttttctaACACAATACTTCAACAGGTTTTGAAAGTAACTTTTGGAATCAGGCTATTCTGAGCACTAATTATTTGACAGTCGCCATCTAAACTGATCCTCGTCATTTCCCACGAAGGTCAGCGATCCCCTCCTCTTACGACGGTATTTACCCGGCGTCAGGCCGAGACATTAATCCCGTCACGCTGAGCGAGCGCACAGACGCAGAGTTTAAAGAGAAATTGatcttttgatcattttcactGACTGACGTATTTCTCCCTGCAGGACGGCCATTAACTCGACTCCCGTAAGGCTGTGACAAAAATAGCAGCGACCTTTACCGAAGGCTACACATGCATGTCGATGGAAGTCTGCATTCATGTGAACATATCCATCCTTAACCAAGTTTATGCCAATAATCATAGGCATAAAAAATCTTTAGTAATAATGATGGACAAATTAGGATAAAGCATTCTCTGCCAGTGGAGTCAAGCAAAATCTGGAATAACATTGTTGGACTACAACAACCAATGTGTGGTTtagaaaaaatgtgtaaaaaaaaaaaaaatctaagaaaattacaataaaactaaacataatCATAATAAATTCCTCTTTTGATGCAGTAAAATTGTCTAAAAAGTGAAGCACAACATCTTTACAACAGGATCGAAGTGTGTGGGCTGAGATGGCCAAAGGAGGAGGTGGATTTTGATTCTGGTGAATCATTTCTGTGATTATTTAAGGAGATGTTTTTGGATCGTGTCCTGCTGGAACACCAAATGATGACCCAGGGTTTCCCCGAGTGTACTATTAGCCTGGCGGGCCTCCAGGCTTCACTTGGCTCATGATTGAACTAATAATACAAGGAGATTCATCCGTGAGcaacaaatgtgaaaactgtggaaaacCCTCATGAGGAAACTGCACATCTATTCAAACCGAATTGTTCAAGACtcagggagaaaaaaatctgttgcacTTATTTGCacaatgattattattataccTTTCTTTAATCTAGCATAAAAGTGATTAAGAACAAATTTCTGGTTCTTATGCATTTCCTGGTGCTGTCAAAGGTTAACCTTGGAAGTGTGATAGATAGTGCAGGCGTGTTCATACCAACACCAGAAGAATCTTCCACCATTGGATTGATCTCCAACATGGAGGCGTCGTACTTGATGAAAACATTGTAGAGTTTGATCATGTTCTCCGCCGCCTCGTCCACCAGAGCGTCTGGGAAGCCCATCTTCTGAGCAACCTGCGGCGACGCAGAGCGCACAAATCATTACACCTCATACAGGTATGAGCTGCAATGCCTGCTGACATTTACAGAAGATGACATCATTGCTTTGGGTTGCTGGCTTGATTTGCCATCTTTAGCCACAGCTGGCAGAGAAAAAGGGGAGGCTAAATGATGTCTATATAAAAATGCTAGCAGTTATGATAAATTTCCTCCATCAGGTACAGTTCTTGTGTAAAttctctgctctgttttgggctctaaaataatttaaatctaatCTTGGCGTACAAACAAACTCCATGTCCATATAATCTGTGAGGTTCCCCACGGTTCAGTCCTCGGTCCACTAGGTTTTTCAATTAAGCTGGcattatttcatgtttctcaaacattttctatcacTTCCACGCCGACAATATTACGTTTTATGTGAGGTTCCTAATCTGTTAGCTTCTACCAAGAAAAATATCCCACAAAAAAAACTAGCTGGAGGTCAGTAGCTTTAAATCTGACACCAAAACTACCGAGCAGTTTGCCCTTCCTTTTATTGactaaataattatttgctGGTGTGACATTTTAGGTCCTGAAATTTAACTCGCATCATCAAAACAGCGACGGTCCGTGTTGGTAAAAGTCGACTTTTAAAATTCAGCCAATTATCGTCTGTTGCTGCTTATCGAGTCGTTCTCATTCACAAAACAGATTGCATAACAACTTTCAGTTCTTCATAATTTAAAACGCTGCTTGTTTAATAGCTTAATTAACAGAGGCATCAGAGTTAATATATCAACATTTAAAAGTGGCAAGTTGAAGAAATGAATCAGAATCTTAAAAGAAAGATctggaaatctgttttttgttgttgttgttcttacCATTATGTGCAAAGCAGTTTAATGTTCACCTCTTAGATTCTGACTGCATCCACTGTGAGTATATTGAAGTTTCTGTCAGCTGAATAAAGGTTTGTGTTTCTTAGAATAAGCTCTGACTGCTAAATATTACAGTGaattaaaacactgaagtcCAGTTAAACTCAAATGAGCTTCATATGAGGCCATAGAATCCacagtttgtcattttatacaCAAATACTCATTTGAAATACATTTGATACAACATCTAGAATTACATGATGTGTGCCCAGATCAGGTCACAAAAATAGTTTGTTCgtttttaaattagaaagaaataaataaaaaaaaccacaactgtAAGCAGTTATAATGGGTTCCTCGCCAGAAACAAACAGCACCACACCATGCAAAACCCCCgtgcaaaaaaaataagaaaagttgcGTCTGTTCAGGATGAGTGTGAAAACAGTTGGTTAAGCTAGCTTTAGCTGCTTTTAGCCAGTAGGTGACATTTTCCTTTAGCTTGTTATCTGACACACGAAGTGTTCTGTGAAATAGTTTCAACTTAATGcttcaacaaaacagaaaaagtttgataaaatacatttactaCGGCTGTTGTACCAGGCTCCACCAGCAGAGGTCAGAaatggagtttaaaaaaaaaaaaattagatgcAAGTGAGGTATCAAAACATGATGAAACAGCAGTTAATATGAAAactgaagaagagagaagatcATTTTCAGCTATTTCAAGGATCCAGTCTGTATCAGTTTTAGATGTAGGATCGCCATGGCAATAACAACGTCAACTCAGAAACCGCCGCCTCCGTTGCTCTTTGATGTCTCAGCTGAAGAGTCTCCAGCTGGTTTTGTACCTATTGATCGTACCTTGACAGCCTGCTCCTTCTTAATGCCCTCTACGATGTCGATGGGCTCTTTCACAATGGCGTCTGGATTTTCTGCTGCCACGTCTTCGATGTTCACGCCTCCCTGCGAGCTGCCAATCAGCACAGGACCCTGGGAGACAAGAGGAGGGTATTGGTTCTAATGTCGGTACAcgagaaaaaaagtttagagAGGATTCACGTCTCAATCCAACTCAGTCTCTGGTTTATCAGTAAATTTCCCTACAGAGCCTAGCAACAAGTAGTCGCTTTTTCAAATTCTGACTTTGTTTGGGCCATTCTAACAGACGAAGGTCCCTTAATAGTGTTGGGACCTTCCAacacttttcattttccttccacataCTTGTGAGCATGTTGATcgttcacataaaaaaaaacaagaaatacacTGAGGATTCTGGCTGcagtgtgaaaaagttcaagtggtactttgaatgaatcatttttgctatcatattacaatttttttttctaaatctccAATATTCCCCTTTTTGGCTTAATGGACTTTGTCCACATGGTTCCtgcattgtttttaaagaaaaagacagggaCAGAGATGGAGACAGATAGAGACAGATGGACGGACAGACACAGTCTGCAGAAAAATGGGACTGCTGGAAAATACATCAATcaaattctgttatttttccagAATGCGTAGGAACTCTGTGCCTCAGAGGAGATACTTTCAAAAAACTGTCTTCTGCTCACTGAAATCATTTGGGTTTCTGTTTGTCTGACTCTTCACcacaaaatcaaaacagcaGTCAGCACCAGTCAGACATGTCGTTTGCCCTTTCTTAGCAGTaaaggaaaaattaaataaataaaaataatcaaaccagCAAACAGCCACATTGTTCAGAAAACAAAGTCCCCCAAAACGACGGGGGAACATTCTTATCACAGAATAGCACGTTATGAATGCAGTCTCAAAGCAAATGACTAGTCAATTCATTTGAGGGCATTTAGTTACACCACAATACTCTAATCACTTCAGCATTGAATCGGACTGATTGTGAACACAAACTCCGTGCTGCCGTGATGCAGCCGCGTTCGATTTAAGAACACGCCTGCATCAATAACACAATGTGACATCACAAGTTGCGTGAAATGCTGCTTCTCTGGGCGTCTCCTAaactaaacacacacatccCTGCTGTTTTCTTCTGCAGCTGATAAGAACCCAGGACTAAATatagcaataaaaataataataagccCGTTATTCTACAGGACGTTCTCAGGATCCCTCAAGATTAGATAAGTGTGTGAAGCATTGCCCACTTCAACAGGAGGGATGTTCCCCTGCTGAATGACTGGCAGAGCAGCAGATTAGATCGAGGTCATAATCTCAAGTCTGGTTAATTAAAGATTTAATATCCAGAATGTTTACACTTTGCCCCCGCTGAGTTTAACTGATCTGAATCAGGAACGCTTCTTCAGGGACTCCTCAAGTAATGAACATGTGGAACGTATGAATTACTAAGGCTTACTTTTAATACAAGACTCCCCCCTAGTGGTGTTAATCTGCTTTAGCTGCTTTTAGCCAGTAGGTGACATTTTCCTTTAGCTTGCTATCTGAAAAACCTTGTGCAGGTTCATTTAATGTCTGAATTTGTAGAAATGtgacatattaaaaaaaaaaaaaagctgtttaaaaagtCAATAGCAAGCGGTTCAGGGCTTctggaagcataaaaaaaaaacagatttatttaaccACCGTGTCTCACCTGAAAAGACCTCTCCATGGTGATGGCGAAGTAGTACTCTCTGCGCGGGTACCTGCGCTCGCAGATGAACACCTGGTTGCAGATTCGACCCGCCTCCCCAGTCTGTTTGGTGAACAGTTTTCGACCAATCATCTGAGAGGAAATTTCCCGAGCCTCTTCTGGGCTGCAGGGAAAACCAAAGGATTGGGATCGTTTAAATAAACCACCAGTAAGTCCAAAAacgttttttcccctttctgatAATATCTACATATGTAGAGGTTGTATTTGTCACTGTGGAAGAGGATTAAGGtcactgaaaaaaattcaaactttaaactcttgacttgatcagaaaaagtcagaattttaagggaaaaaaagtcagaatttggttagtcaatttttttttggtagCCCTAAACCTCTTCCGTATATTAccagcacaaaaacaacaaccatatTCTTTGCAGCTTTTCCTGCAGACGTTGTAGTATTTAAACACAAGCTAGTAGTTTTTATTACAGACAGATTTGTAGAAAATATTACTAATTCCAGGTTTTAGTCTCCTTTTATTACACAACATTCACATTGAAGTTATGAATGACACTCTGGAGTGACAAAAATGACACCGGTTTGACTGTAGAGGCTGTACTTACGAGTAGACGATCTTCACTCCTCCCTTCAGTCCACCCTCAAACGTCCCCTTCCCTCTGCCTCCAGCCAGAACCTGAGCTTTCACCACCAGGTCCTTAGAGCCTAACACCAAAAAAAATGTCGGAACAAAACGTGTgactgagaaaaaaacccagcaaaaaCACTCTACTGCTAAAGAATATTGCCAGAAAAGTTCTAAAGTTCAGAAAATGGAACTAAATCTTAAACCTGTAATCTATTTGGCTCTTTGGTCACAACTTGCCTGTTCTGAAACAATTATTGTTGATGACAGCAAACAACCTCAGAAAAGATTCATCTTTATGTGATGAGAACGAGATTTAAGCAGCTCAGAAATCTATGCCTCCACTTTTTCAGCACATCTCaaatttttgtactttaataataaaatgtcgGTTTGAAACAGCAACTTATGAAGGCATCAAATATTTGCTCCCATTCATCCTCTGATGATCATCCTTCCAGAACTACATGAGAATAATTAACCGATGCGTTACACATCAGTCATATCGAACCGACGGACAAAATCATTGACCTTCTTTTTTACGAGGACAGGTCAACAGTTTTTCTGCCTGCAGCTTGGATATATTGAGTTAGTCAGTTAATTAAGAAATCATCTTTAGTGGACACTGTTCATTCCTAATCCTCTAACCCTCtcacatctttgttttgttgtcgtTTTTCTCTTACCGATCTTCTTGGCCACATCGTACGCCTCGTCAGAGGAGCTGGCCACCATTCCCGCCGGTACGGAGATGCCGGCTTCTTTCAGCAGGCCTATGCTCATGTATTCATGTAGGGAGAggttcctctgctgctgctgcaggtgggGAGGCTGCAGCTGGGACACATGGCCACCGAACAGACCTGTGGAGCCGCCAAGGACCTGAGGACACAAACATCCAAACAATGACTGTTTTGAGAGCTAAACATGTGGATCTTCGAGTTATTTTACTGTTCCTGTTTCTACAAGATGTGTGTCAGATCCTACATAAGATGAACCAGCTGGGTTACCGCTGTCATTAAAGTGAATTTATGATTAGATCCAGTTTGTGTaagtcaaactgaaaaaaatgctacatatatcaaatatgacttggaagaaatttaacttcctaatttaacgcctctgtctctttaataatttcctgctctttctgaaactccgccttcagaaagtcatcacaacatggctcctctattaaccctttaacaacgtttttaccagctgcgaagtagctcctataatgagctcagcagacgtGCCGTTCCatcagatgtttgctaattgctgctggctagtctgaaggagctgagtgggaaaGTCGCAGgagagagctgctctgtgaggcggaagctcggAAACTTGGT carries:
- the sucla2 gene encoding succinate--CoA ligase [ADP-forming] subunit beta, mitochondrial, which translates into the protein MATSLICGCLTASLRSSGARNTISSASKVLGGSTGLFGGHVSQLQPPHLQQQQRNLSLHEYMSIGLLKEAGISVPAGMVASSSDEAYDVAKKIGSKDLVVKAQVLAGGRGKGTFEGGLKGGVKIVYSPEEAREISSQMIGRKLFTKQTGEAGRICNQVFICERRYPRREYYFAITMERSFQGPVLIGSSQGGVNIEDVAAENPDAIVKEPIDIVEGIKKEQAVKVAQKMGFPDALVDEAAENMIKLYNVFIKYDASMLEINPMVEDSSGVVMCMDAKINFDANAAYRQKKVFDMRDWSQEDPRDQQAATADLNYIGLDGTIGCLVNGAGLAMATMDIIKLHGGTPANFLDVGGGATAHQVTEAFKLITSDQKVQAILVNIFGGIMRCDVIAQGIIMAVRDLDLKIPIVVRLQGTRVDDAKALIASSPLKILACDDLDEAAKMVVKLSEIVSLAKEAQVDITFQLPI